A window of Bacillus toyonensis BCT-7112 genomic DNA:
TGCAATGTTAGCAGCACCACAAATAATTTGAACTGATTCTTCTTCACCGATATCGATTAAGCATTTGCTTAACTTATCAGCTTCTGGGTGTTTTTCACACTCTAATACGTGACCAACTACAACACCTTTTACACCTTTATTTAATACTTCAACACCTTCTACTTCAATACCACTTTTCGTGATTTTGTCTGCTAGTTCTTGTGCTGTTACATCTTTAATATCTACATACTCTTGTAACCAACGATATGATACGAACATATTTATCCTCTCCTTCCCTTACGCTCGTTTGAATTGTTGTAAGAAACGTACATCATTTGTATAGAAATGACGAATGTCATCTACGCCGTATTTCAACATTGCGATACGCTCTGCTCCCATACCGAATGCGAAACCTTGATATTCTTTTGAATCATAACCAGCCATTTCAAGTACGTTCGGGTGAACCATACCTGCGCCTAGAATTTCAATCCAGCCAGTTCCTTTACAAGTGCCGCAACCTTTACCGTGACACATCATACAAGAAATATCCATCTCTACAGATGGCTCTGTGAATGGGAAGAAACTTGGACGAAGACGGATTTCACGATCTTCACCGAACATCTTTTTCACGAATACTTGCAGTGTACCTTTTAAGTCACTCATACGAATGTTTTTATCAATTACAAGACCTTCAATTTGCATGAACTGATGTGAATGCGTCGCATCATCATCATCGCGGCGATACACTTTACCAGGACAGATAATTTTGATTGGGCCTTTTTCTTTATTATTTTCCATCGTACGTGCTTGCACAGAAGATGTATGTGTACGTAGTAACGTTTCTTCTGTAATGTAGAATGTATCTTGCATGTCACGTGCTGGGTGATCTTTCGGTAAGTTTAGTGCTTCGAAGTTGTAGTAGTCTTTTTCTACTTCTGTTCCTTCAGCTACTTCATAACCCATACCGATGAATACATCTTCAATTTGTTCAACAACAGCTGTTAACGGATGGTGACAACCTGTTTCAACAGGACGACCTGGCAAGGTAACATCAATTGTTTCAGTAGCTAATTTCGCTTCAATTACTGCTTTTTCTAAGTTACCAATTTTGTCATCTAAACGCGTTTGAATCGATTCACGTACTTCATTTACTAATGCTCCCATACGTGGACGCTCTTCCGCTGATAATTTTCCCATGCCGCGTAATACTTCTGTAATTGGGCCTTTTTTCCCTAAATACGCTACGCGTACGTCATTTAAGCCCTTTAGCTCTTTCGCTTCTTCAATAAGCTCTAACGCTTTTTGCTTTAGCTCTTTTAAACGTGCTTCCATTTGGAACCCTCCTAATTTTAAAAATAAAAAAACCTCGCTCCCAAAAAGGGACGAGGTAAATTCGCGGTACCACCCTAAATTGACAGAACAAGTCTGTCCACTCATTAGTTATAACGATCAATTCTGACCGGAACGCCTTTACATATACATGGTCCTGGCGTCAACTCCAGAGGTGAATTCACTTCCGTCTACCATAAGAATGCTTTCAGTCTACGGCATTCTCTCCCTATATGGCGATTTTGTCAGCTACTCTTCTCTATCAACGTTTTTCGTTATTTAACTTTTATTATATGTTCATTACGAACATGTACTTCAACTTATTATAAGAAGTTTTTTATTTGTTCGCAACCGGGCTTTGTAAATAATACGTTAAAATCCCTGCTGCAACCGCAACATTTAATGATTCTGCCCCGCCATAAATCGGAATATACAAGTTTTGATCCGTTTTCGCAAGAATTTCTTGGCGTACGCCGCTTCCTTCATTCCCTACAATTAATGCAAAACTTCCGGCTGGTGTTACTTCACCGTAAGGAGCTCCATTTTCAAGAGCTGTTCCATATACAGGAACACTATTTTCTTTTAACTTGTCTACCCATTCTTCTAAATTCCCTTTTACAATCGGTAAGTGGAAAATAGAACCTTGTGTAGAGCGCAGTACTTTACTATTGTAAACATCAACACAACCTTCTCCAAGCACAACGGCATGAATACCAGCTGCATCAGCTGTACGAATAATCGTTCCTAAATTACCTGGGTCTTGAAGGCCGTCTAATAAAAGAAATTTCCCATCAGTAAGAGCTACTTCTTTCTCATGCTTTTCACAGACAGCAAATACACCTTGTGTCGTTTCTGTTTCACGAAGTATTTTTACAATCGCTTCAGGCACGATATACATTTCAACATCATTCACTGTCCAATCTTTCGGAAGGTCTGTTTGATCTGAAACGATAAGTTCTGTTACAACTCCTGCCTTTAAAGCTTCCTCCACTAAGTGGAATCCTTCAACAAAGAACAACCCTTTTTTATCGCGTTCTTTTTTCGTTTGCAGCTTTTTCCACTGCTTCACACGCGGATTTTGTACTGAATCAATGTTTTTCATAATATGTATTTCCCTCTCTTCTTGTCTTATCATTATAGCCTATTTTTCATACATATTTACATAAAAAAGAACAAAAACTAACGTCAGTTTCAATTCTGAAGAAGAGGTGAAAGCAATGAGTTTTAATTTACGTGGTGCTGTATTAGCAAATGTATCTGGAAATTCACAAGATCAATTACAAGAAACGATTGTCGATGCAATTCAAAGCGGTGAAGAAAAAATGCTTCCAGGTCTTGGTGTTTTATTCGAAGTCATTTGGAAAAATGCTGATGAAAATGAAAAGCACGAAATGTTAGAAACACTAGAACAAGGATTAAAAAAATAAACAATAAAAGGTCACCTTAGAAAAACTAAGGTGACCTTTTATGTCTATAAAATTTTTCTTCTCCTAAACATTTCTACTTTACTAACGCTGATTGATGGAGTACAATGTTCAAAATACATTTAAACCGATCGATTTTTCTTCATATACATCATTAGATAAAAGGAGTGAATGTTTTATGCAACGTATTACGCTTGAACAAGTTTTTAAACACCACATTACCCAAAAATATGTGAACCGTTCTGGAATGGTCCACGCGATTGCTGTCGCTTACCATGCGTTTCACTTAGCCAAAAAGCATCACGCCTCAGTCGATGCTGCGACAAAAGCCGGTTTCCTTCACGATATCGGACATCATACATGGTACACAGGCGGCGAATGGGACTATGACTTATATAAAAAGAATGATATACATGCAATTAAAGGAGCGGAAAGAGCTCATAAGTTATTAATCCGATTAGGCGAACATCCGAAGCAAGCCAAAGAAATTTCTGTTGCAATTCTATTGCATACTGATTCTTTCCTAGTAGAACAATCACTTGAAAGAACACCTCTACAAAACACTATTAAGTGGGCAGATGAAGCAGACGAAGAACCAGGCGGCGCACACCACTATCGAACTATCTCTTATGAAAAAGCACTAAAAGCAATTCAGCAGTTAGATCGATTGGTAGAGCGTGAATTGCAAATAGAGCAATCAAAATCAAATAACAAGGCAGAACATAGTTATCAATGAGAAAGAGGCATCACTATAGGGTGATACCTCTTTTATTATTTTATGGAAAATACACCTTTATATGTAATATTTAAATGTTACATATAAAAATAAAACACTTTATAATTAAATATATAAATATAAAGAGGTGATTCTACATATGCAACCCACTACACAACTTCCTTATGAACAGAAATACTCTATGTCATGGGGACAATTCATTAGCTCCGTTTTATTTGCTTTTTTCGGAACTGGACTCATTACTGTGTTCCTCGCAATGCCCTTAACAATTTATACAGCCGGACTCGAAAATAAAAAACAAATTGCCCTGTATGAATCTATTGCAAATACTGCAGGTATCGGATTACAACTAACCGTGTTGTTATTCTTCATTTTTAAATTCGAACCCGCAAAAAATTTACTATTAAAATCTTTTAATTTTAAAGCACTGAAAGAATGGCGCACATACGTATACTTACTTCTTTTCTTCGCTATAAGCATCGTGCTCAATTATATCTTTTTAAAATATGTGTTCCAAGACGCAACAAAGCAACAAGCTTCTGCACTAAACTTAGACGTATTTGAACAGTATCAAATATTATTACTTATCGGCTTTGCGATACTCACCCCAATTTTTGAAGAACTTATTTTCCGTGGTTTTTTACTCCACTTTTTCTCTGAACGCTTTCCATTTTGGATTGCAGCAGTCTTAACAAGTTTCTTCTTTGGTATCGCTCATACATACTCACTCGGAGTAATGGTAATTACTTTCTTCACGGGATTATTAATGGCTATTTTATGCAAGAAAACAAAATCCATTATTCCAGCTATGTTATTTCATATTATGAATAATATGTTAGCATTCTTAAGTTAAAAAGAGGTATCATCGCGATACCTCTTTTTACTCTTTTATAACAACTTCAAACTCTTCTTCCGTTAGCACTTTTCGATAATTCGTTTTCTTTTCTCCTTCTTCACCAGAAGTTAGGACAGGCGTCAGTATAATTTTTGTTACACTATCCTCTAGCTTTTCAAATCGCCAATAACTATTTTTCGATTTTATTAATAATATCCAAAATAAACCTCATGTAGTAAAATATAACTTAATTCACATAAAAGAGTTTACATATGTTCAGTATTATTTGGATGCTTTTTACGCCACTTCTCTTACTATGCGGGATTGCT
This region includes:
- the pheS gene encoding phenylalanine--tRNA ligase subunit alpha is translated as MEARLKELKQKALELIEEAKELKGLNDVRVAYLGKKGPITEVLRGMGKLSAEERPRMGALVNEVRESIQTRLDDKIGNLEKAVIEAKLATETIDVTLPGRPVETGCHHPLTAVVEQIEDVFIGMGYEVAEGTEVEKDYYNFEALNLPKDHPARDMQDTFYITEETLLRTHTSSVQARTMENNKEKGPIKIICPGKVYRRDDDDATHSHQFMQIEGLVIDKNIRMSDLKGTLQVFVKKMFGEDREIRLRPSFFPFTEPSVEMDISCMMCHGKGCGTCKGTGWIEILGAGMVHPNVLEMAGYDSKEYQGFAFGMGAERIAMLKYGVDDIRHFYTNDVRFLQQFKRA
- the sspI gene encoding small acid-soluble spore protein SspI → MSFNLRGAVLANVSGNSQDQLQETIVDAIQSGEEKMLPGLGVLFEVIWKNADENEKHEMLETLEQGLKK
- a CDS encoding TrmH family RNA methyltransferase, with the translated sequence MIRQEEREIHIMKNIDSVQNPRVKQWKKLQTKKERDKKGLFFVEGFHLVEEALKAGVVTELIVSDQTDLPKDWTVNDVEMYIVPEAIVKILRETETTQGVFAVCEKHEKEVALTDGKFLLLDGLQDPGNLGTIIRTADAAGIHAVVLGEGCVDVYNSKVLRSTQGSIFHLPIVKGNLEEWVDKLKENSVPVYGTALENGAPYGEVTPAGSFALIVGNEGSGVRQEILAKTDQNLYIPIYGGAESLNVAVAAGILTYYLQSPVANK
- a CDS encoding HD domain-containing protein, whose protein sequence is MQRITLEQVFKHHITQKYVNRSGMVHAIAVAYHAFHLAKKHHASVDAATKAGFLHDIGHHTWYTGGEWDYDLYKKNDIHAIKGAERAHKLLIRLGEHPKQAKEISVAILLHTDSFLVEQSLERTPLQNTIKWADEADEEPGGAHHYRTISYEKALKAIQQLDRLVERELQIEQSKSNNKAEHSYQ
- a CDS encoding CPBP family intramembrane glutamic endopeptidase — protein: MQPTTQLPYEQKYSMSWGQFISSVLFAFFGTGLITVFLAMPLTIYTAGLENKKQIALYESIANTAGIGLQLTVLLFFIFKFEPAKNLLLKSFNFKALKEWRTYVYLLLFFAISIVLNYIFLKYVFQDATKQQASALNLDVFEQYQILLLIGFAILTPIFEELIFRGFLLHFFSERFPFWIAAVLTSFFFGIAHTYSLGVMVITFFTGLLMAILCKKTKSIIPAMLFHIMNNMLAFLS